Proteins co-encoded in one Setaria viridis chromosome 9, Setaria_viridis_v4.0, whole genome shotgun sequence genomic window:
- the LOC117838471 gene encoding uncharacterized protein, with product MRSKKMFGFSISLILINLASILERADENLLPAVYKEVSAAFDAGPTDLGYLTFMMNFLKSIASPLAGVLALHYDRPAVLALGTAFWALSTGAVGVSQYFGQVAFWRAVNGFGLAIVIPALQSFIADSYKDGTRGAGFGLLALIGSVGGIGGSVLATIVAGGDYYGLPGWRLAFILVAFVSFVIGLLVYLYAVDPRKTSPSHYGGDEDNERSHLVSNGILPPHSIWKDSWMAARSVMKVRTFQIIVLQGIVGSLPWAAVVFFTMWFELIGFNNSSSAALNSFFAIGCASGSFLGGVIADRLSRYYPDSARIMCAQFSAFMGIPFSWILLTVIPQSVDYWLAYAVTLFLMGITISWCATCANNPMFAEVVPPKHRTMIYAFDRAFEGSFGSLAAPAVGIVTERIYGYNAKTIDLAHGSVDGAYALSRGLLAMMIVPFALCLMFYTPLYTVFKRDRDNARLASIKEQELI from the exons ATGAG GTCAAAGAAGATGTTTGGTTTCTCCATTTCGCTTATCCTCATCAACCTAGCTTCTATATTGGAACGAGCTGATGAGAATCTCCTCCCAGCTGTTTACAAGGAAGTCAGTGCTGCTTTTGATGCTGGTCCTACTGATCTGGGGTACCTTACATTTATGATGAACTTTCTGAAGTCCATAGCATCTCCCTTGGCAGGTGTCCTTGCTCTTCACTATGACCGCCCTGCAGTTCTTGCCCTAGGGACTGCTTTCTGGGCTTTATCAACGGGAGCTGTTGGTGTAAGCCAGTATTTTGGGCAGGTTGCATTCTGGAGAGCTGTAAATGGTTTTGGACTTGCAATTGTAATACCAGCACTTCAATCCTTCATTGCTGATAGTTACAAAGATGGCACACGTGGAGCAGGATTTGGTTTGCTAGCGCTTATTGGTTCGGTAGGTGGTATAGgaggtagtgttttggcgaCAATCGTGGCTGGAGGGGATTATTATGGTTTGCCAGGATGGCGGCTTGCATTTATATTGGTTGCATTTGTGAGCTTTGTAATTGGACTTCTTGTATACCTTTACGCTGTTGATCCTAGAAAAACTTCTCCAAGCCATTATGGTGGTGATGAGGACAATGAGAG GTCACATTTGGTTAGCAATGGTATCCTTCCTCCGCATTCTATCTGGAAGGATTCATGGATGGCGGCGAGATCAGTAATGAAAGTGCGGACATTTCAAATCATTGTATTGCAAGGCATTGTTGGCTCTTTGCCATGGGCTGCTGTAGTTTTCTTCACCATGTGGTTTGAACTCATTG GTTTCAACAACAGCAGCTCAGCAGCGCTGAACAGCTTTTTTGCTATTGGGTGTGCCAGTGGATCATTTCTAGGTGGTGTGATAGCAGACCGCCTATCAAGATACTATCCAGATTCTGCTCGAATCATGTGTGCGCAGTTTAGCGCCTTCATGGGCATCCCCTTTTCATGGATCCTCCTTACAGTCATTCCCCAGTCTGTTGATTACTGGTTGGCCTATGCTGTCACACTCTTCTTAATGGGCATCACCATAAGCTGGTGCGCTACTTGTGCAAACAACCCCATGTTCGCAGAGGTAGTCCCTCCCAAGCACCGCACGATGATCTATGCCTTTGATCGTGCATTTGAAGGCTCATTTGGCTCACTGGCTGCACCTGCCGTTGGCATCGTCACTGAAAGGATTTATGGCTACAATGCAAAGACTATTGATCTAGCGCATGGATCAGTGGATGGAGCTTATGCACTCTCCAGAGGTCTATTGGCTATGATGATTGTCCCTTTTGCTCTGTGTCTCATGTTTTACACCCCATTGTACACTGTGTTCAAGCGTGACCGAGATAACGCTAGATTGGCCAGCATCAAAGAACAGGAGCTCATATGA
- the LOC117840180 gene encoding calcium-dependent protein kinase 8, protein MGNCCGAPATQGDSNRRKKPKANPYNVAYNRGAAPAPARPGLVVLRDPTGRDLGAQYDLGGELGRGEFGITYLCTEVATGARYACKSISKRKLRTPVDVEDVRREVDIMRHMPSHPNIVSLRAAYEDEEAVHLVMELCEGGELFDRIVARGHYTERAAAAVTRTIVEVVQMCHRHGVMHRDLKPENFLYANKKESSPLKAIDFGLSVFFRPGERFTEIVGSPYYMAPEVLKRNYGPEVDVWSAGVILYILLCGVPPFWAETEQGVAQAIIRSKVDFKREPWPRVSEPAKDLVMRMLDPNPNTRFTAAQVLEHPWLHDSKKMPDVPLGDAVRARLQQFSAMNKLKKKALRVIAEHLSVEEAADIKQMFDKMDVSKNGKLTFEEFKAGLRKLGNQMPDSDLRILMDAADVDKNGTLDYAEFVTVSVHVRKIGNDEHIQKAFTYFDRNKSGYIEIEELREALVDELEGTDEDIINGIIRDVDTDKDGKISYDEFAAMMKAGTDWRKASRQYSRQRFSNLSLKLQKDGSIGAETR, encoded by the exons ATGGGCAACTGCtgcggcgcgccggcgacgcAGGGCGACAGCAACCGACGGAAGAAGCCGAAGGCGAACCCCTACAACGTCGCGTACAACCGCggggcggcgccagcgccggcgcgccCGGGGCTGGTGGTGCTGCGGGACCCGACGGGGCGGGACCTCGGCGCGCAGTACGACCTCGGCGGCGAGCTGGGCCGGGGCGAGTTCGGGATCACGTACCTGTGCACGGAGGTGGCCACGGGGGCGCGGTACGCGTGCAAGTCCATATCCAAGCGGAAGCTGCGGACGCCCGTGGACGTCGAGGACGTGCGCCGAGAGGTGGACATCATGCGCCACATGCCGTCGCACCCCAACATCGTCAGCCTCCGCGCCGCCTACGAGGACGAGGAAGCCGTGCACCTCGTCATGGAGCTCTGCGAGGGAGGGGAGCTCTTCGACAGGATCGTTGCACGGGGGCACTACaccgagcgcgccgccgccgccgtcacgcgCACCATCGTGGAGGTCGTCCAG ATGTGCCACAGGCATGGCGTCATGCACCGGGACCTTAAACCAGAGAACTTCTTATATGCCAACAAGAAGGAGAGTTCCCCTCTGAAAGCAATTGATTTTGGGCTGTCCGTGTTCTTCAGGCCTG GCGAGCGATTTACTGAAATCGTAGGCAGTCCATACTACATGGCCCCAGAGGTTTTAAAGCGAAACTATGGCCCTGAAGTTGATGTCTGGAGTGCTGGAGTGATACTTTACATACTTCTCTGTGGTGTGCCACCATTTTGGGCAG AAACTGAACAGGGAGTAGCACAGGCAATTATACGATCTAAGGTAGATTTCAAAAGAGAACCATGGCCCAGAGTATCTGAGCCTGCTAAAGATCTAGTCATGAGAATGCTGGACCCAAATCCAAACACACGGTTTACTGCAGCACAAGTACTTG AACATCCATGGTTACATGACTCTAAAAAGATGCCAGACGTTCCTCTTGGTGATGCTGTCCGAGCGAGGCTGCAGCAATTTTCTGCAATGAACAAGTTAAAGAAGAAAGCACTAAGG GTAATTGCTGAGCATCTATCTGTGGAGGAAGCAGCTGACATAAAGCAAATGTTTGACAAAATGGATGTGAGCAAGAACGGCAAGCTAACATTCGAGGAATTCAAGGCTGGGCTTCGTAAACTTGGAAACCAAATGCCTGATTCAGACCTTCGGATACTGATGGATGCT GCTGATGTTGATAAAAATGGGACCCTGGACTACGCGGAATTTGTCACTGTGTCTGTTCATGTGAGGAAAATAGGCAATGATGAACACATTCAGAAAGCCTTCACATACTTCGACCGGAATAAGAGTGGGTACATAGAAATTGAAGAGCTCAGAGAGGCACTGGTTGATGAACTGGAGGGAACTGATGAAGACATTATCAATGGCATCATCCGAGATGTGGACACAGATAAG GACGGCAAAATAAGCTACGACGAGTTCGCGGCCATGATGAAGGCCGGCACTGACTGGAGGAAGGCGTCCCGGCAATACTCTCGGCAACGGTTCAGCAATCTCAGCCTGAAGCTCCAGAAGGACGGGTCGATCGGCGCTGAGACACGGTAG
- the LOC117838470 gene encoding probable galactinol--sucrose galactosyltransferase 2, producing the protein MTVTPKITVGDGRLVAHGRTILTGVPENIVLTHASGAGLVDGAFVGATAGEAKSMHVFTFGTLRELRFMCCFRFKLWWMTQRMGTSGRDVPLETQFMLLESRPGTGGGGGDDEESGETVYLVMLPLLEGQFRAALQGNERDELEITLESGDKAVQTAQGTYMVYVHAGTNPFDTITQAVKVVERHLQTFHHREKKKLPSFVDWFGWCTWDAFYTDVTAEGVKQGLQSLAEGGTPPRFLIIDDGWQQIGSENKEESNAVVQEGAQFASRLTGIKENAKFQKNKNDGTKNTPEEQSQTPGLKLLVEEAKREHGVKYVYVWHAMAGYWGGVKPAAEGMEHYESALAYPVQSPGVMGNQPDIVMDSLSVLGLGLVHPRKVLSFYDELHAYLASCGVDGVKVDVQNIIETLGAGHGGRVSLTRAYHRALEASVARNFPDNGCISCMCHNTDMLYSARQTAVVRASDDFYPRDPASHTVHVSSVAYNTLFLGEFMQPDWDMFHSLHPAAEYHGAARAIGGCPIYVSDKPGNHNFELLKKLVLPDGSVLRAQLPGRPTRDCLFADPARDGTSLLKIWNVNKCTGVVGVFNCQGAGWCRVTKKTRVHDAAPGTLTGTVRADDVDAIADLAGTGWGGEAVVYAYRSGELIRLPKGATLPVTLKVLEFELFHVSPVRAVAATGVSFAPIGLLDMFNSGGAVEECEAPAADEATAAAVRLRVRGCGRFGAYCSRRPARCTLDAAEVEFTYDDDTGLVTLDIPVAEQELYRWTLEILV; encoded by the exons ATGACGGTGACGCCGAAGATCACGGTGGGGGATGGGCGGCTGGTGGCGCACGGGCGGACGATCTTGACCGGCGTGCCGGAGAACATCGTGCTGACGCACGCCTCCGGGGCGGGGCTCGTCGACGGCGCCTtcgtcggcgccaccgccggcgaggccaaGAGCATGCACGTCTTCACCTTCGGCACCCTCAG GGAGCTGCGATTCATGTGCTGCTTCCGGTTCAAGCTGTGGTGGATGACGCAGCGCATGGGCACCTCCGGCCGCGACGTCCCGCTGGAGACGCAGTTCATGCTCCTGGAGAGCCGCccgggcaccggcggcggcggcggcgacgacgaggaaaGCGGCGAGACGGTGTACCTGGtgatgctgccgctgctggaggGCCAGTTCCGCGCCGCGCTGCAGGGCAACGAGCGCGACGAGCTCGAGATCACCCTCGAGAGCG GCGACAAGGCGGTGCAGACGGCGCAGGGGACGTACATGGTGTACGTGCACGCCGGGACCAACCCCTTCGACACCATCACTCAGGCTGTCAA GGTGGTGGAGAGGCACCTGCAGACGTTCCACcacagggaaaagaaaaag CTGCCATCGTTCGTGGACTGGTTCGGCTGGTGCACTTGGGACGCCTTCTACACCGACGTCACAGCCGAGGGCGTCAAGCAGGGACTCCAGAG CTTGGCGGAAGGCGGCACGCCACCGCGGTTCCTGATCATCGACGACGGGTGGCAGCAGATCGGCAGCGAGAACAAGGAGGAGTCCAACGCCGTCGTCCAGGAAGGCGCGCA GTTCGCCAGCAGGCTGACGGGGATCAAGGAGAACGCCAAGTTCCAGAAGAATAAGAACGACGGCACCAAGAACACCCCCGAGGAGCAGAGCCAGACCCCTGGGCTGAAGCTGCTGGTGGAGGAGGCGAAGCGCGAGCATGGCGTCAAGTACGTGTACGTGTGGCACGCCATGGCGGGTTACTGGGGCGGCGtgaagccggcggcggaggggatggAGCACTACGAGAGCGCGCTGGCGTACCCCGTCCAGTCGCCGGGGGTCATGGGCAACCAGCCGGACATCGTCATGGACTCGCTCTCTGTTCTGGGCCTGGGGCTCGTGCACCCGCGCAAGGTGCTCAGCTTCTACGACGAGCTCCACGCGTACCTGGCCTCCTGCGGCGTGGACGGCGTCAAGGTGGACGTGCAGAACATCATCGAGACCCTGggcgccggccatggcggccggGTGTCGCTGACGCGGGCGTATCACCGCGCCCTCGAGGCCTCGGTGGCGCGCAACTTCCCCGACAACGGGTGCATCTCCTGCATGTGCCACAACACCGACATGCTCTACAGCGCGCGCCAGACCGCCGTCGTGCGCGCCTCCGACGACTTCTACCCGCGCGACCCGGCGTCGCACACCGTCCACGTCTCCTCCGTCGCCTACAACACCCTCTTCCTCGGCGAGTTCATGCAGCCCGACTGGGACATGTTCCAT AGCCTGCACCCGGCGGCGGAGTaccacggcgcggcgcgggcgatcGGCGGCTGCCCGATCTACGTCAG CGACAAGCCGGGCAACCACAACTTCGAGCTGCTCAAGAAGCTCGTGCTCCCCGACGGCTCCGTGCTCCGCGCCCAGCTCCCCGGCCGCCCCACCCGCGACTGCCTCTTCGCCGACCCGGCGCGCGACGGCACCAG CCTGCTCAAGATCTGGAACGTGAACAAGTGCACGGGTGTGGTGGGCGTGTTCAACTGCCAGGGCGCCGGCTGGTGCCGCGTCACCAAGAAGACCCGGGTCCACGACGCCGCGCCGGGTACGCTCACGGGGACCGTCCGCGCCGACGACGTGGACGCGATCGCCGACCTCGCCGGCACGGGCTGGGGCGGCGAGGCCGTCGTGTACGCCTACCGGTCGGGGGAGCTCATCAGGCTGCCCAAGGGCGCCACGCTGCCGGTGACTCTCAAGGTCCTCGAGTTCGAGCTGTTCCACGTCTCCCCCGtcagggcggtggcggcgacgggcgtCTCGTTCGCGCCCATCGGGCTACTCGACATGTTCAACTCCggcggggcggtggaggagtgcGAAGCCCCCGCCGCGGACGaagccacggccgccgccgtgcggcTCAGGGTCCGCGGCTGCGGCCGGTTCGGCGCCTACTGCtcgcggaggccggcgcggtgCACGCTggacgcggcggaggtggagttCACCTACGACGATGACACGGGGCTCGTCACGCTCGACATCCCCGTGGCGGAGCAGGAGCTTTACAGATGGACTCTGGAGATCCTGGTCTAG
- the LOC117838472 gene encoding dirigent protein 4, producing MRSPSLLLLAILLAAAVSLQSAADTPELLGAEKTTRLRFFLHDTLSGKDPSAVLVARGEGRTPKPEDPVPFSSLYATDDLLTEGPEPGSKVVGNAQGLYISSGRGKLSLVLGMDFELTDGPFNGSAFVIYSRNTVVTHPVGRELAIVGGRGKFRMARGYALLRTHVLDNNNGDAIIEYNVTLHHH from the coding sequence ATGAGGTCCCCatccctgctcctcctcgccatcctgcttgccgccgccgtctccctccaATCCGCCGCCGACACCCCCGAGCTGCTCGGCGCGGAGAAGACCACCCGCCTGCGTTTCTTCCTCCACGACACCCTGAGCGGGAAGGACCCGTccgccgtcctcgtcgcccGCGGCGAAGGCCGCACGCCCAAGCCCGAGGACCCGGTGCCCTTCAGCTCCCTCTACGCCACCGACGACCTGCTCACCGAGGGCCCCGAGCCGGGGTCCAAGGTGGTCGGGAACGCGCAGGGCCTGTACATCTCGTCCGGGAGGGGAAAGCTGTCGCTCGTCCTCGGCATGGACTTCGAGCTCACCGACGGGCCCTTCAACGGCAGCGCCTTCGTCATCTACTCACGGAACACGGTCGTGACGCACCCCGTCGGGAGGGAGCTCGCCATCGTCGGCGGTCGCGGCAAGTTCCGGATGGCCCGGGGATACGCCTTGCTCCGGACCCACGTCTTGGACAACAACAATGGCGACGCCATCATAGAGTACAACGTCACCCTTCATCACCATTGA
- the LOC117837661 gene encoding DNA-binding protein EMBP-1 codes for MVSSASTSSGDERPSGAPGDPSAGAGTTAPLQGHAEWAASMQAYYAAGGQPYAWHAAQQHMMAAAAAAAAGAAPPYGAPVPFPVSFHPAYYAHAAMATGVPYTAGEPVAAAEGKNKRKSSGAPSVGSASGSDAGREESSDKRDASADLILPSAKRRKSSSANVQGEPSQAATTQDAAAETQSASKRRSAAKLSVSTPETAAISETRPNLNIGMDLWSNSPVKAETSGQGEINAAASSQHDITLSQMQDERELKRERRKQSNRESARRSRLRKQQECEELAQKVTDLTAINGALRSELDQLKKACEDMKAENSQLMGEMEQSEAPSVVTTLSIQIDTSKAHHGNNDLHHNKNNNDNKG; via the exons ATGGTGTCATCCGCCTCCACGTCGTCGGGCGACGAGCGCCCGAGCGGCGCGCCCGGCGACCCGTCCGCCGGGGCGGGGACGACGGCGCCGCTGCAGGGGCACGCAGAGTGGGCCGCCTCGATGCAGGCATACTACGCCGCCGGCGGGCAGCCTTACGCCTGGCACGCCGCGCAG CAGCACatgatggcggcggcagcggcggccgcggcgggggcggcgccgccgtacGGGGCACCGGTGCCGTTCCCCGTGTCATTCCACCCCGCGTACTACGCGCACGCGGCCATGGCCACG GGTGTGCCCTACACAGCCGGCGagcccgtggcggcggcggaagggaagaacaagaggaagagCTCTGGTGCTCCCTCCGTCGGTAGCGCTTCTGGAAG TGATGCAGGGAGAGAGGAGTCATCAGATAAACGAGATGCTAGTGCCGACCTTA TATTACCTTctgcaaagaggagaaagtCCAGCAGTGCAAATGTACAAG GCGAACCATCTCAGGCTGCAACAACGCAAGATGCTGCAGCCGAGACACAGAGCGCATCAAAGAGGAGGTCTGCAGCAAAGCTCTCAGTTTCAACACCTGAGACGGCAGCAATTTCTGAAACCAGACCGAACTTGAACATTGGAATGGATCTTTGGAGTAATTCTCCAGTTAAAGCAGAGACCTCTGGACAGGGTGAGATAAATGCTGCAGCATCTTCCCAGCATGACATCACTTTATCACAGATG CAGGATGAGCGGGAACTGAAGAGGGAGAGAAGAAAACAATCTAACAGGGAGTCAGCAAGGAGATCAAGACTACGCAAGCAG CAAGAATGTGAGGAACTAGCCCAGAAGGTAACTGACCTGACTGCCATCAATGGTGCACTCAGATCCGAACTCGACCAGCTTAAGAAGGCTTGTGAAGATATGAAAGCGGAGAATTCGCAGCTAATG GGTGAAATGGAACAGTCCGAGGCGCCTAGTGTTGTGACAACTTTGAGCATCCAAATAGACACGTCAAAGGCGCATCATGGGAACAATGACCTGCACCACAATAAAAATAACAATGATAACAAGGGATAG
- the LOC117839245 gene encoding putative cyclin-dependent kinase F-2, with product MAACVEPAVAVRNHAAAGMAGLKRRRIAVGSAEPYEDISRLGEGAFGAVVKARHRATGRVVAIKRVGEAQGEHAALLREARFLEDACSGGANPFVVGFHGVVRRPDAFDLSLVMEYVGPSLQDLLRQRGRGSPPLPESTVRAAMWQLLRGTKKMHDGQIVHRDIKPANILVGDDHRIVKLCDFGLAMSTDERPPYTQAGTLWYMAPEMLMEKPDYDERVDIWSLGCVMAELINNGSPLFQGFYGEGQLCAIFDVLGTPDDGTWPWFSSTAFATVVMPELDMQRENNLRELFPESKVSKEGFEVLSGLLTCNPEKRLTAAAALKHPWFDKIDVLELPKKEELPSPMPLQPKRRRIHAV from the coding sequence ATGGCCGCCTGCGTAgagcccgccgtcgccgtccgcaaCCACGCCGCCGCTGGGATGGCTGGCCTCAAGAGGAGGCGCATCGCCGTCGGCAGCGCGGAGCCGTACGAGGACATCAGCCGCCTCGGCGAGGGGGCCTTCGGCGCGGTCGTCAAGGCTCGCCACCGCGCCACGGGCCGGGTCGTCGCCATCAAGCGCGTCGGCGAGGCCCAGGGCGAGCACGCCGCGCTGCTGCGCGAGGCGCGCTTCCTTGAGGATgcgtgcagcggcggcgccaacCCGTTCGTCGTCGGCTTCCACGGCGTCGTCCGCCGCCCGGATGCCTTCGACCTCAGCCTCGTCATGGAGTACGTGGGCCCTAGCCTCCAGGACCTCCTCCGCCAGCGCGGCCGCGGGAGCCCGCCGCTGCCCGAGTCCACTGTGCGCGCCGCCATGTGGCAGCTGCTCAGGGGCACCAAGAAGATGCACGACGGCCAGATCGTGCACCGCGACATCAAGCCGGCCAAcatcctcgtcggcgacgaTCACCGCATCGTCAAGCTCTGCGACTTTGGTCTCGCCATGTCCACCGACGAGCGGCCGCCGTACACGCAGGCTGGCACGTTGTGGTACATGGCGCCGGAGATGCTGATGGAGAagcccgactacgacgagcgcgTCGACATCTGGTCCCTCGGCTGCGTCATGGCGGAGCTCATCAACAACGGGAGTCCTCTGTTCCAGGGCTTCTACGGTGAAGGACAGCTCTGCGCCATCTTCGACGTGCTGGGCACGCCTGACGACGGCACATGGCCGTGGTTCTCATCCACGGCGTTCGCCACCGTGGTGATGCCGGAGCTGGACATGCAGCGGGAAAACAACCTGCGTGAACTGTTCCCTGAATCAAAGGTGTCCAAGGAAGGATTCGAGGTCCTCAGCGGCCTCCTCACGTGCAACCCGGAGAAGAGGCTCACGGCAGCCGCGGCGCTCAAACACCCATGGTTCGACAAGATCGACGTGCTGGAGCTGCCAAAGAAAGAAGAGTTGCCATCGCCGATGCCCTTGCAGCCCAAGAGACGGAGGATACATGCTGTGTGA